From a single Nostoc edaphicum CCNP1411 genomic region:
- the hpsP gene encoding hormogonium polysaccharide biosynthesis glycosyltransferase HpsP, with translation MKILQIVPSISLIYGGPSQMVLGLAPALVKEGVEVTILTTDSNGDNGQIPLDVPLNRPIKQDGYEIIYFRCAPFRRYKFSLDLLKWLKRHAHEFDIAHIHALFSPIISAAAIVCRQQKLPYIFRPLGTLDPADLKKKKQLKQLYVAIIERQNLAGAAAIHFTSDQEAKISERFGVSTPDLVIPLGVIPPQSSFKNICSQLEIPKDVPLVLFMSRIDPKKGLNLLIPALEKLLGVGYKFHFVLAGTNPQDPDYEQKIISQIQNSPLRSHTTITGFVTGELKVSLLQAADLFVLPSYYENFGIAVAEAMVAGVPVVISDQVHICQQIRDSESGWVGATDVQALVELLQEALQNPAERQRRGLNAQKYALENFSWDAIARQTIQTYQEILANKLI, from the coding sequence ATGAAAATATTACAAATTGTTCCCTCAATTTCTCTGATTTACGGCGGCCCCAGTCAAATGGTACTAGGATTAGCTCCTGCGTTGGTAAAAGAGGGAGTAGAAGTTACAATTCTCACAACTGATAGTAATGGCGATAATGGTCAGATACCTCTCGATGTTCCTTTAAATCGCCCAATTAAACAAGATGGCTATGAAATAATTTATTTTCGTTGTGCGCCGTTTCGTCGCTACAAATTTTCCCTAGATTTATTAAAATGGCTAAAACGTCATGCTCATGAGTTTGACATAGCACATATTCATGCTTTATTCTCACCAATAATTAGTGCTGCTGCGATTGTGTGTCGTCAGCAAAAGCTACCTTATATTTTCCGTCCTTTGGGTACTCTCGATCCGGCTGATTTAAAGAAAAAAAAGCAATTAAAACAGCTTTATGTCGCAATTATAGAACGTCAAAACTTAGCGGGTGCGGCAGCAATTCATTTTACCAGCGATCAAGAAGCTAAAATATCAGAACGGTTTGGAGTATCTACGCCAGATTTGGTGATTCCCTTGGGTGTAATTCCCCCTCAATCTTCTTTTAAAAATATATGTAGTCAGTTAGAAATACCAAAGGATGTGCCTTTAGTGCTGTTTATGTCACGAATTGATCCGAAAAAAGGGTTAAATTTGTTGATTCCGGCGCTAGAGAAGCTGTTAGGGGTTGGTTATAAGTTTCATTTTGTCTTAGCTGGGACAAATCCCCAAGATCCAGATTACGAACAAAAGATAATATCCCAAATTCAAAATTCACCACTGCGATCGCACACTACAATTACTGGCTTTGTCACTGGTGAACTCAAAGTTAGTTTACTACAAGCTGCTGATTTATTTGTCTTGCCTTCCTACTATGAAAATTTTGGGATTGCTGTAGCTGAAGCGATGGTAGCAGGTGTACCCGTTGTGATTTCTGATCAAGTGCATATTTGTCAACAGATTCGTGATAGTGAGTCGGGTTGGGTGGGTGCAACAGATGTCCAAGCATTGGTAGAGTTACTGCAAGAAGCTTTGCAAAATCCCGCAGAACGCCAACGACGGGGATTAAACGCCCAAAAATATGCCTTGGAAAATTTTAGCTGGGATGCGATCGCAAGGCAAACAATCCAAACCTACCAGGAAATTTTGGCGAACAAATTAATTTAA